The sequence TCACGTCGGTGAGCGGGCAGGCGGCGCTGGTGAGCGTCATGTCCAGGGTGGCGACCTCGTCGGACAGGTCGACGCCGTACACCAGGCCGAGGTCGACGACGTTGATGCCGAGCTCGGGGTCGACGACGTCCTTGAGGGCCTCAAGGATCTCCGCCTCCTCCTCGGAGGGGGCGGCGGCCGCGGGCGCCTCGGTGTCGGGCGTCTCCTGGGCGGGCGTGTCGGTCGCGGGCGTGTCGGTCATGGTGCCTCTCCGAGTGCGCGGGCGGTCGCGTCCTTCCACGCCATCCAGGCGAGCAGGGCGCATTTGATGCGGGCGGGGTACTTCGAGACCCCGGCGAAGGCGACGGCGTCCTCCAGGACGTCCTCGTCAGGCGCGACGTCCTGGCCGCGGGACTGCATCAGCGCCAGGAACTCCTCGCCGACCGCCATCCCCTCCTTGACGGACTTGCCGATCAGCAGGTCGGACATCACCGAGGCGCTCGCCTGGCTGATCGAACAGCCCATGGCGTCGTAGGACACGTCGGCGACCGTGGCGTCCTGGCCCCCGCCCTCCAGGTGGACGCGCAGCGTCACCTCGTCGCCGCACGTGGGGTTGACGTGGTGCGCCTCCCCCTCGAACGGCTCCCGCAGCCCCTTGTGCAGGGGGTTGCGGTAGTGATCCAGGATGACCTCCTGGTACATCGCCTCCAGCTGCATGGCGTCCTTTCTCAACCTTTCTCGCTACAACCCGGGCACGTCAGGGCGTGTTCCTCAGGCGGTGCCGAAGAACTTCTGCGCCTGCCTCACGCCGTCGGCGAGCGCGTCCACGTCGCCGAGGGTGTTGTAGAGGTAGAACGTCGCGCGGGTGGTCGCCGGGATGCCGAAGCGGCGGCAGATCGGCCACGCGCAGTGGTGGCCGACGCGGACCTCGACGCCCAGCTCGTCCAGGACCTGCCCGACGTCGTGCGGGTGGATGCCGTCGACGGTGAACGACACGGCGCCGCCGCGGGCCTCGGTGGTGCCGGGGCCGATGACCCGGATGCCGGGGATCTCGCCGAGCCGGTCCAGCGAGTGGCCGACCAGGGCCTCCTCGTGGGCGTGCACGCGGTCCATGCCGATCTCGGTGAGGTAGTCGCAGGCCACGCCCAGCCCGACCGCCTGCGCGGTCATCGGGACGCCCGCCTCGAACCGCTGCGGCGGCGGCATGAACGTGGTCTCCTCCATGTGGACGACCTCGATCATGGAACCGCCGGTGATGAACGGCGGCATGGCCGCGAGCAGCTCGCCGCGGCCCCACAGCACGCCGATGCCGGTGGGGCCGAGCATCTTGTGGCCGGAGAACACCAGGAAGTCGGCGCCGAGCCGGGCCACGTCCACGGGCTGGTGCGGAACCGACTGCGCGGCGTCCAGCAGGACGAGCGCGCCGACGGCGTGGGCGCGCTCCACGATCCGCTCGATCGGCGGAACGGTCCCGAGCACGTTCGACTGGTGCGTCAGTGCGACGATCTTCGTGCGCTCGTTGACGATGCCGTCGAGGTCGTCGAGGTCGAGGCGGCCCTCGTCGGTGATGCCGAACCAGCGCAGGGTGGCGCCCGTCCGCCGGCAGAGCTGCTGCCACGGGACGAGGTTGGCGTGGTGCTCCATCTCCGACACCACGACCTCGTCGCCGGGGCCGACCGCGAACCGCTCGGCCCCGGGGCCGGCGGTGGCCGCGTTGCTCATCGCGTAGGCGACCAGGTTGATGCCCTCGGTGGCGTTCTTGGTGAACACGATCTCGGCGGGCGACGCGCCGACGAAGCGGGCGATCGAGGCGCGGGCGTTCTCGTAGGCCTCCGTCGCCTCCTCGGCGAGCAGATGCGCCCCGCGGTGCGGCGCCGCGTTGTGCCGCTCGTAGAACTCCCGCTCGGCGTCCAGCACCCGGACGGGCTTCTGCGACGTCGCCCCCGAGTCGAGGTACACCAGCGGGCGCCCGCCGCGGACCGTGCGCTGCAGCAGCGGGAAGTCCTTCTTCAGCTCCTCGGGCAGAAGGCTCGCCGTTCCCTGTGCGGAGGCGGCCGTCCCCGCCCCCCGGGCCGCTTCCGTCATAGGGACGCGCCCGCCTTCACGTACTTCTCGTAGCCCTCGTTCTCCAGCTCGTCGGCCAGCTCGGGCCCGCCCTCGGCGACGACGCGGCCGGCGGCGAACACGTGCACGAAGTCGGGCTTCACGTAGCGCAGGATGCGCGTGTAGTGGGTGATGAGCAGGACGCCGGTGTCGCCGGAGGCGAAGCGGTTGACGCCCTCGGAGACGACCTTCAGGGCGTCGACGTCGAGGCCGGAGTCGGTCTCGTCCAGCACGGCGACCTTCGGCTTCAGCATCTCCAGCTGGAGGATCTCGTGCCGCTTCTTCTCGCCGCCCGAGAAGCCCTCGTTCAGGCTGCGCTGCGCGAACGCCGGGTCGATGGACAGGGCGTCCATCGCGGCCTTCATCTCCTTGGAGAACTCGCGCAGCTTCGGGGCCTCGCCGCGCACGGCGGTGACGGCCGAGCGCAGGAAGTTGGACACCGAGACGCCGGGCACCTCGACCGGGTACTGCATCGCCAGGAACAGCCCGGCGCGAGCGCGCTCGTCGACCGACATGGCCAGGACGTCCTCGCCGTCCAGCGTGACGGAGCCGGACGTCACCTCGTACTTCGGGTGGCCGGCGACCGCGTAGGCGAGGGTGGACTTGCCGGAGCCGTTCGGCCCCATGATCGCGTGGGTCTCGCCGGCCTTCACGGTCAGGTCGACCCCGCGCAGGATCTCCTTCGCGCCGTCGGAGCCGTCGCCGACGGAGACGTGGAGGTCGCGGATCTCAAGCGTGGCCATAGTGCGTCTAGTCCTTCGTCGTGCGGTCAGTCGTCGCCGGCGAGCGAGACGTAGACCTCGCCGTCCTCGACCCTGACCTTGTAGGTGGCGACCGGCTGCGTGGCCGGCGGGTTGGTGGGCTTGCCGCTGCGCAGGTCGAAGCAGGACCCGTGCAGCCAGCACTCGATGGTGCCGTTGTAGACCTCGCCCTCGGAGAGCGAGACCTCGGCGTGCGAGCAGATGTCGTTCAGGGCGAACACGTCGCCGCCGCTTCGCGCGATGACGACGGGCGTGTCGTCGACCTCGACGCCGAGCGCCCCGTCGGCGGGGACCTCGTCCAGCGCGCACACCTTCACGAAGGTCACTTGGCCGCTCCCCGGTCCAGCTCCGCCTCGATCGCCTCGCGCACCTTCTCGCGCACCTCGACGACCTCGATGCGCTCGATGAGCTGGCCGAGGAAGCCCCGGACCACCATGCGGCGCGCCGCGTCGAAGGTGATGCCGCGCGCCTGGAGGTAGAACAGGTGCTCGTCGTCCAGCCGCCCGGACGCCGAGGCGTGGCCCGCTCCGGCGACCTCGCCCGTGAGGATCTCCAGGTTCGGCACGGAGTCGACCCGCGTCCCGTCGGTGAGCACGAGGTTGCGGTTCAGCTCGTAGGTGTCGGTGCCCTCGGCCTCCGCGCGGATGATCACATCGCCGATCCAGACGGCGTGCGCGTCCCGGTCCTGCAGGGCGCCGCGGTAGTCGACGCGGCTGCGGCAGTGCGGGACGGCGTGGTCGACGAGGAGGCGGTGCTCCAGGTGCTGGCCGCCGTCGGCGAAGTACACCCCGTACAGCTCGGCGTCGCCGCCGGGCCCCTCGTAGGCGACGGACGGCGAGATCCGCACGACGTCGCCGCCGAGCGAGATGTTGTGCGAGACGAACCGGGCGTCGCGGCTGAGCCGGGCGTGCTGGTGGGAGACGTGGACGCCGTCGTCCGCCCAGTCCTGCAGGCTGATCACCGACAGGCGGGCGCCGTCGCCGACGACGAACTCGATGTTGTCGGCGTAGGTCGCCGAGCCCTGGTGCGCCAGCACGACGGTGGCCTCGGCGAAGGGCTCCAGGACGACGGTGGTGTGCCCGTAGGCGGCGGCCGAGGCGTCCTCGCCGCGCAGCCGCAGCACCGTCGGCGCGGAGGCCGCGGTCTCCTTCGGGACGGTCACGACCGTGGCCTGGGTGAAGGAGCTCCACGCCTGGGCGCTGACCCGGTCGGCGGGGACGTAGGCCCTGCCGAGGCGCTCGTCGCCGCGGCCGACGGTCTCGACGGTCACCTCCGGCGCCGCCTCGACCTCCAGGAGGACCTTGCCGCCGTCCTGGGCCGTGCCGTTGTGCAGGCCGCGCAGGCGGCGCAGCGGGGTGAACCGCCACTCCTCCTCGCGGCCCGTGGGCACGTCGAAGTCGGCAACCTCGTAGGACGCCTTCTCGTGCAGCGTCGAGAGAGGCTTCTGCTCCAGCCCCATCAGCCGACGGCTCCTTCCATCTGCAGTTCGATGAGCCGGTTCAGCTCCAGGGCGTACTCCATCGGCAGCTCGCGCGCGATCGGCTCGACGAACCCGCGCACGATCATCGCCATCGCCTCGTCCTCGGTGAGGCCGCGGCTCATCAGGTAGAACAGCTGCTGCTCGGACACCTTGGAGACGGTGGCCTCGTGGCCCATCTCCACGTCGTCCTCGCGGACGTCGACGTAGGGGTAGGTGTCGGAGCGGCTGATCTGGTCGACCAGCAGCGCGTCGCACTTGACCGTGGACTTGCTGTGCTCGGCGCCCTCCTGGATCTGCACCAGCCCGCGGTAGGACGTGCGGCCGCCGCCGCGCGCCACCGACTTGGAGATGATGCTGCTGGAGGTGTTCGGCGCGGCGTGCACCATCTTCGCGCCGGCGTCCTGGTGCTGGTCCTCGCCCGCGAACGCGATCGACAGGGTCTCGCCCTTGGCGTGCTCGCCGAGCAGGTAGATGGCCGGGTACTTCATGGTGACCTTGGAGCCGATGTTGCCGTCGACCCACTCCATGGTGGCGCCCTCGTAGGCGACGGCGCGCTTGGTCACCAGGTTGTAGACGTTGTTCGACCAGTTCTGGATCGTCGTGTAGCGGACGCGGGCGTCCTTCTTCACGACGATCTCCACGACGGCCGAGTGCAGCGAGTCGGACTTGTAGATCGGGGCGGTGCAGCCCTCGACGTAGTGGACGTAGGAGCCCTCGTCGGCGATGATCAGCGTCCGCTCGAACTGGCCCATGTTCTCGGTGTTGATCCGGAAGTAGGCCTGGAGCGGGATCTCCACGTGCACGCCCGGCGGGACGTAGATGAACGAGCCGCCCGACCACACGGCGGTGTTGAGCGCGGCGAACTTGTTGTCGCCGACCGGGATCACCGAGCCGAAGTACTCCTGGAAGATCTCCGGGTGCTCGCGCAGGCCGGTGTCGGTGTCGACGAAGATGACGCCCTTCTCCTCAAGGTCCTCGCGGATCTTGTGGTAGACGACCTCCGACTCGTACTGGGCGGCGACGCCGGCGATGAGGCGCTGCTTCTCCGCCTCGGGGATGCCGAGCTTGTCGTAGGTGTTCTTGATGTCCTCGGGGAGCTCCTCCCAGGACGTGGCCTGCTGCTCGGTGGAGCGCACGAAGTACTTGATGTTCTCGAAGTCGATGCCCGTGAGATCCGAGCCCCAGGTGGGCATCGGCTTCTTGCTGAACAACCGCAGCCCCTTGAGGCGCAGGTCGAGCATCCACTCAGGCTCGCTCTTCTTGCCCGAGATGTCGCGGACGACGTCCTCGTTCAGGCCGCGGCGCGCCGAGGCGCCGGCCGCGTCCGAGTCGGCCCAGCCGAACTTGTACTTGTCGAGCCCTTCGAGCTCCGGGTGGGCTGCCGTAGTCATAGGGAGGTCCCTCCGGACTCCTCGTCACTGGTCAGATGCGTGCCGGCGGACGCCCCCGCGTCCGCCGTGTCCCCGCCAGGGGCGGCGTGGGCGGCGCGGGCGCCGCCCTCGCCGGTGTCGCCGGTCCCGCACAGCGAGCGGGAGCTGACGTGGGTGGTGCAGATGCCGTCGCCGTGCGCGATCGTGGCGAGCCGCTGCACTGGAGTGCCCAGCAGCCGGCTGAACGCCTCGGTCTCGGCCTCGCACAGCTGGGGGAACTCCGCGGCGACGTGCGCGACCGGGCAGTGGTGCTGGCACAACTGCTCGCCGCCGCCCGGCTGGGGCGCCTTGGCGGCGGCGGCGGCGTAGCCGTCCCCCGACAGGGCCTCGGCGAGCGTGCGGACCCGCTGGTGAGGCGGCGCGTCCTGCACGACGGGCCGGTACCGGCGCTCCAGATCGGCGATCTGCCGCCGAGCGAACTCGGCGACCGCGTGGTCGCCGGCCGTCTCGGCGAGGAACCGCAGGGCGCTGGTCGCCAGGTCGTCGTAGGCGTGCACGAAGGCGCTGCGCCCGGCGTCGGTGATGGCGAACCACTTGGCGGGGCGGCCCCGGCCGCGCCGGGACTGCGGCACCCGCGCCTTGCGGATCTCGATCATGCCCTCGGCCAGGAGCGCGTCCAGGTGCCGCCGGATCGCCGCCGGCGTGAGGCCGACGCGCTCTCCCAACGTGGACGCGGTGACGGGGCCGTGTTCGAGGATCAGCCTGGCCACCCGGGCGCGGGTGTCGCGCTCGGGCTGGCCGGACGGCACGCCGACAGGGCGCGCGGTGGCGCCCCGGCTGCTCGTCTGATCCTCGCCCACGTTTTTCACAACATCAGTGTGCCGTAATTACTTCCCGCGAAACACCGGATCGCCAATGTCGTAGCTCACGCAGGTAAGCCTTACCTAAGCTGGGCGTCCTCGCCGGAGGGCGCCTCGCCCTGGCCCGCGCCGGTCCCGCGCGGCAGCACCAGCACCGGGCACGGGGCGGCCCGAACGATTTTGCCGGAGCCCTCCCCGAGGAACACCTTGCGCAGCGGTCCATGACGGCCGGGCAGGCAGGCGACGACCTCGCCCGGCAGCATATCGACGGCGCCGAGAGTGGCGGCGACCCCGGTCCCCACCTCCGCGAGCCGCTCCACCGGCATCCCGTCCCCCAGGCGCGCCCCGAGCAGGCCCGCGGCCTCCCGCAGCTCCTCGTCGGCCCGGGCGACCTGGCGGTCCAGCGCGCCGCCGACACCGCCGAGCCCGGCCGCGAGCGCGGCCGGCCGCAGCACCAGCGTCAGCAGCCGCATCGGCAGCCCCAGCTTCCGCGCGAGCGCGGCGGCGGCCAGCAGCGGGCCCTCGACATCGCGGCGCGGCCAGAACGCCACGGTCATCCGCTTCAGCCGCCGCGCCGAGCGGTCGGGCCCGAGCGTCCGGTGGTGGCCCAGCGACTCCTCGGCGTATCCGCGCGGCGCCAGCATCACCGGCACCGGCGAGTCGTGCAGGAGCTGGTCGGCGGTGCTGCCGATGGCGATCCGGCCGCGGCGGCCGCCCGGCGCCGAGCCGATCACGACGAGATCGGCGTCCGCCTCCTTCGCGGCCTCGATGAGGCCGCGCCCGGTCCCCCGGTGGGCGCGCGCCCGCAGGTCCAGCTCCGGCCGCGGCACCTGGAGCTCGCCGAGCCGCGCGACGGCCCGCGCCAGCGCCTCCTCGGCCTGGCCCCTGAGGTAGGCGACCCATTCGGCGTCCACCGACGCGGGGCCGTGCGCGGGCCAGGCGGGCGGATAGAGGTTGACGACCGTCAGCCGCGCGAGCCGGCTCGACCGGTCCGCCGACCGGACCATCGCGGCCAGGGCGAGGGCGTCGTCGCCGCGCTCGTCGGGCGAGTACCCGACCAGCACGCGCAGCCCGTCCGGTCCCCCGCCCCTCGATTCCCCGGCATTCGGCTCACTGCCGTTCGGTTCACTGCCGTTCGGTTCACTGCCGTTCGGTTCACTCATGCGGGCTCCCTCCGTTGGGCCCTGCGTGCCGGGCCGCCAGGCGCGAGTGGCGGCGGCCGTACAGGAAGTAGGCGGCCAGGCCGACGGCGGTCCAGATCGCGAAGACGGTCCAGGTGACGCCGCCGAGCCCGACCATCAGGTAGACGCACAGCGCGACGCCGAGCAGCGGCGTCACCGGGTACAGCGGCGTGCGGAAGCTGCGCGCGAGCTCCGGCCGGGTGCGGCGCAGCACGATCACACCGACGCTGACCAGGGCGAACGCGAACAGCGTCCCGATGCTGGTGGCGTCGACGAGCCGGCCGAGCGGGATCACCGCGGCGAGGATCGCGATGAACGCCGCCACGATGACGGTGTTGGCGACCGGCACGCGGCGCCGCGGGCTCACCTTCTGGAAGACGTGCGGCACGAGCCCGTCCCGCGACATCGCGAACAGGATGCGGGTCTGCCCGTACATGACGGTGAGCACGACGCTGGCGATGGCGACCACGGCGCCCAGGGACAGGACCAGCGACGGCCACGTCCGCCCGCTCACCGAGTCCAGCACCTGCGCCAGCGAGGCCTCGGAGCCGCTGAGCGAGAACCGCGTCCAGTGCATGGCACCGACCGCGGCGAGCCCGACCAGGACGTACAGGGCGGTCACGACGGCCAGCGAGAGCATGATCGCGAGGGGCAGGTCGCGGCGCGGGTTCCTGGCCTCCTCACCGGCGGTGGAGGCGGCGTCGAAGCCGATGTAGGAGAAGAACACCTTGGAGCCGGCCGCGCTGATGCCCGCCCATCCCATCGGCGCGAACGGGGTCATGTTCCCCGCCCGGAACGCCGTGAAGGCGATCGCGCAGAAGAACAGCAGCACGCCGATCTTGAGGAACACCATGACCGTGTTGGCGGCGGCGCTCTCGGACGTGCCGCGCAGCAGCAGCGCCGTGGCGAACAGCACCACGATCACCGCGGGGACGTTGACGAGGCCGCCCTCCCCCGGCGGGTTGCTGATCTGCGCCGCGATCGTGAAGCCCGCCGCGCCGTCGAGGAAGGCGTTGAGGTAGGAGCCCCAGCCGACCGCCACGGCCGACACCGACACGGCGTACTCCAGCAGCAGGCACCAGCCGCAGACCCACGCGACCAGCTCGCCCAAAGTCGCGTAGGCGTAGGAGTAGGACGAGCCGGAGACCGGGATGGTCCCGGCCAGTTCGGCGTAGGACAGCGCCGAGAACAGGGCGGTCACGGCGGCGAGGACGAACGACAGCACGACCGCGGGCCCGGCCAGCGGGACCGCCTCGCCGAGGACGACGAAGATGCCGGTGCCGAGGGTCGCGCCGACACTGAACAGGGTGAGCTGGAGCAGGCTCATCGTGCGCCTCAGCTCGCCGCCCTCGCCGCGCCCGCCCTCGGCGACGATCAGGTCGACGGGCTTGGTCCGCAGCAGGCTGCGCGCGAAGGTCTCCGGCGCGGTCCCGGCGGTCACAGGGTGCTCGCCAGCGGCCAGGTGGCGTTCGGGGTGACGATCGTCCCCGCGGTCCCCTCCAGGATGCGCTCGCACTGGTCGATCATCCCGATCGCGGCCATGTCGCCCGTCCGCTCGACGAAGCTCACCGCCGCCTCGACCTTGGGGCCCATCGACCCGGCGGGAAAGTCCTCGCCGCGCAGCTCGTACGGCGTCGTGTGGGTGATCTCCTCCTGCCGCGGCGTGCCGAAGCCGCGCATCACGCGGGGCACGTCGGTGAGGATGAGCAGCGCGTCGGCGTCCATGCTCTCGGCGAGGACGGCCGCGGTGAGGTCCTTGTCGACCACCGCCTCGACGCCCTCCAACCGCCCCACGTCGTTGCGGAAGACCGGGATGCCGCCGCCGCCCGCGCACACCACCACCGTGCCGAGCCGGACCAGCTCCCTGATCAGCCGCGTCTCGATCACCCGCTGCGGCCGCGGGGACGGCACCACGCGGCGCCAGCGGTCCCCGTCGGGCCGGACGGTCCAGCCGTACTCGGAGGCGAGCTTCTCCGCCTCCTCGCGCTCGTAGACCTGGCCGACGAACTTGGTGGGATTCTGGAACGCCGGGTCCACCGCCGACACCAGCGTCTGGTTGATCATCGCCATCACCTGGCGGCCGGGCAGCGCGTTCTGCAGGGCCTGGAGCATCCAGTAGCCGATCATGCCCTGGGTCTCGGCGCCGATCGTGTCCAGCGGGTAGGGCCGGGTCAGGTTCGGGTCGTTGACGCTCTCCAGCGCCAGCACCCCGACCTGCGGCCCGTTCCCGTGCGTGATGATCAGCTCGTGCCGCTCGGCGAGCGGCGCCAGCGACCGCACGGCCCGGTCGACGTTGCCGCGCTGGAGCTCGGCGTCGGGCGTCTGCCCCCGCTTGACCAGCGCGTTCCCCCCGAGCGCGACGACCACGCGCATGCGTCCTCCCCCTCCCCGGCGGCCCCGCTCAGCCGAGCGTCGCCACCATGACCGCCTTGATCGTGTGCATCCGGTTCTCGGCCTCGTCGAAGACGATCGACGCCTCGGACTCGAACACCTCGTCGGTGACCTCCAGGGCGTCCAGGCCGGTCCTGCGGTAGATCTCCTCCCCGACGGCGGTCCGCCGGTCGTGGAAGGCCGGCAGGCAGTGCATGAACCTGGAGGCCGGATTGCCGGTCGCCCGCATGACCTCGGCGTTCACCTGGTAGGGCGCGAGCATCGCGATCCGCTCGTCCCACACCTCGGCCGGTTCGCCCATCGACACCCACACGTCGGTGATGACGAAGTCGGCGCCGCGCACGCCGTCCGCGACGTCCTCGGTGACGGTGATGCTCGCACCCGTCCCGGCCGCGACCGCGCGGGACGGCCCGACGACCGTCTCCTCGTCGGGCCAGAGGGCGCGCGGGGCGACGATGCGGACGTTCATGCCGAGCAGCGCCCCGGCCGCCACGTAGGAGTGCCCCATGTTGTTGCGCGCGTCGCCCAGGTACGCGTACGTGACCTCGCGCAACGGCCTGCCGCCGTGCTCGCGCATGGTGAGCATGTCGGCGAGCATCTGCGTCGGGTGCCACTCGTCGGTCAGGCCGTTCCACACCGGGACGCCCGCGTGCTCGGCCAGTTCCTCGATGCGCCTCTGGCCGGCCCCCCGGTACTGGATGCCGTCGTACATCCGTCCGAGGACGCGCGCCGTGTCCTTCATCGACTCCTTGTGGCCGATCTGCGTCCCGCCGGGGTCGAGGTAGGTGACGTGGGCGCCCTGGTCGTGCGCGGCGACCTCGAACGCGCAGCGGGTGCGGGTGGAGGCCTTCTCGAAGATGAGCGCGATGTTCCTGCCCGCCAGCGCCTGCGTCTCCGTCCCGCCGCGCCTGGCCGCCTTCAGGTCGGCCGCCAGGTCGATGAGGTGTTCGAACTCGCCCGGCGTGAAGTCGAGTTCCCTGAGCAGGCTGCGGCCGCGCAGCTCGGCCGCCATCAGGCGTCCCGGACGAGCGGGCAGCTCATGCAGCGCGGGCCGCCGCGGCCCCGGCCGAGCTCGCTGCCGCGGATCGTGATGACCTCGACGCCGTTCCGGCTCAGGTGGTTGTTGCTCGTGGCGTTGCGCTCGTAGGCGACGACCACGCCGGGCGCGACGGCCAGGACGTTCGCGCCGTCGTCCCACTGCTCGCGCTCGGCGGAGAACACGTCCTGGGTCGGGGCGAGGACCGTGATGTCGTCCAACCCGAGCGCGGCGGCGACGGCCCGGTGCATGTCCTCCGCCGGATGATCGGTGATCTTGAGTTCCTTCTCGTTGTCGCCGGGCTCCACGGTGTGGGACGGCAGCATGCCCATCCCCGCGTACTTGGTGAACACCCCGTGGTCGACCATCGTCATGACCGTGTCCAGGTGCATGAACGCCCGCCTGCGCGGCATCCGCAGCGCGACGATCCGGTCGCAGGAGCCCCCGGCGAACAGCGCCTGGGCCAGCATCTCGACGGCCTGCGGCTGCGTGCGCTCGCTCATCCCGACCAGCACGGCGCCGTTCCCGAGGACCAGCACGTCGCCGCCCTCCAGCGTCGCCGGCGCCATGGCGGTGCCGCGGTTCCACACGTGGTACCCGCCCTCGGCGGGCCGGTCGTAGCCGGTCGCGAACAGCGGGTGCCAGCGGTAGACCGCCTCCATGTTCACCGTCTCGCGCATCCGGGCCTTCATGCGCATCGTGTTGATCGACACGCCGTCGTAGATCCAGCAGGACGTGTCGCGGGTGAACAGGTGGTTGGGCAGCGGCGGCAGGACGAACCCGTCCATGCCGAGGGAGTGGAACGCGATGGACGCCGGCTCGGGCATCCGCTCCAGCATCTCCCGCTTGGTGATGCCCCCGATCAGGAACGCCGCCAGCTCCGCCACGTCCATGGCGTCGAAGCAGTTGCGGATCGCGTCGGTCGCCAGCGGGCCGAACCAGTGCGGGTCGACCACCCTGTCGAGGATGTGCCGGCGCGCCTCGGGGATCGTGACGGTCTCGCCGAGCAGGTCGATCAGCAGATGCGTCCGCACGCCCTGGGCGCGCAGCACGTCCTCGAACTCCTCGTGCTCCTCCACGGCCCGCCGGACCCACAGCACGTCGTCGAACAGCAGCCCGGCGGCGTTGGAGGGGGTGAGCCGCTTCAGGGACAGCTCGGGCCGGTGCAGCAGCACCTCCCGGAGCCGGCCCACCTCCGAATCGACGCGGAACGCCATCCCCACCTCCCCGGAGCACGGCCACGGCGCCGCGACTCCCCCAGAGCGCGGATTCCCCGGGGCGCGGCGGCGAAACTAGATCGACTTCCACCGGGCGGCTTTACCGCGACTTCACGCCGGCGGCGCCGGGACCGGGCGCGGAGCTGTCCTGCCCCGGACCTAAACTCGTCACCATGACACCCCCCGGAGACGGCGCGGTCGAACTGCACTCGCTCGCCAAGCGCTACGGCGCGGTGGCGGCCGTGGACGGCCTGTCGCTCAGCGCCGCCCGGGGTGCGGTCACCGCGCTGCTCGGCCCGAACGGCGCCGGCAAGACCACCACGATCGAGATCTGCGAGGGGTTCCGGCGGGCCGATGCGGGCACCGTCCGCGTCCTCGGCCTCGACCCCGCCACCGACGGGCGCGCCCTGCGCCCGCGGGTCGGCGTGATGCCGCAGTCCGGCGGCGTGCCGGGCACCGCCCGGGCCGGCGAGTTCCTGCGGCTCGTGGCCTCGTTCCACACCGCGCCGCTCGACGCCTCCGCCCTGCTGGAGCGGCTCGGCCTCACCGGGCACGCCCGCACCCCGTTCCGGCGGATGTCGGGCGGGCAGCAGCAGCGGCTCTCCCTCGCCGTCGCCGTGGTCGGACGTCCCGAGCTGGTCTTCCTCGACGAGCCCACCACCGGGCTCGACCCGCAGGCCAGGCACGCCACCTGGGACCTGATCGGCGAGCTGCGCGCCGCCGGGGTCTCGGTCGTGCTCACCACGCACAACATGGAGGAGGCCGAGCGCCTCGCCGACCACATCGTGATCGTCGACGGCGGCCGGGTCGTCGCCGAGGGCGCCCCCGAGGAGCTGACCGGCGCCGAGCGGCAGCTGCGGTTCCGCGCCCGTCCCGGCCTCGGCCTGGAGGAGCTGCTCGCGGCGCTGCCCGCCGGGAGCGCCGCCAAGGAGTCGCCCGCCGGGCACTACCTGATCGAGGCCGACGTCCGGCCCGAGCTGCTGGCCACGGTCACCGCCTGGTGCGCCTCGCACGGCGTCCTGACCGAGGACCTGCGGATCGAGCGGCGCACGCTGGAGGACGTCTTCCTGGAACTCACCGGACGGGAGCTGCGCTCGTGACGACCTCGCTGGACCTCGCCCCCGCGCCGGGCGCCGCGCCGCTGCCGCGCATGATCCTCTCCCAGACCGGCTACGAGTTCCGCGCCGTGCTGCGCAACGGCGAGCAGCTGCTGCTCACACTGATCATCCCGGTGGTGCTGCTCGCGCTGTTCAGCGCCACGTCCCTGCTGGACCTCGGCGCGGGCCGCCGCGTC is a genomic window of Actinomadura citrea containing:
- a CDS encoding metal-sulfur cluster assembly factor; the encoded protein is MTDTPATDTPAQETPDTEAPAAAAPSEEEAEILEALKDVVDPELGINVVDLGLVYGVDLSDEVATLDMTLTSAACPLTDVIEDQAHSALEGLAKDVKINWVWLPPWGPDKITDEGRDQLRALGFNV
- the sufU gene encoding Fe-S cluster assembly sulfur transfer protein SufU, with translation MQLEAMYQEVILDHYRNPLHKGLREPFEGEAHHVNPTCGDEVTLRVHLEGGGQDATVADVSYDAMGCSISQASASVMSDLLIGKSVKEGMAVGEEFLALMQSRGQDVAPDEDVLEDAVAFAGVSKYPARIKCALLAWMAWKDATARALGEAP
- a CDS encoding cysteine desulfurase, producing the protein MTEAARGAGTAASAQGTASLLPEELKKDFPLLQRTVRGGRPLVYLDSGATSQKPVRVLDAEREFYERHNAAPHRGAHLLAEEATEAYENARASIARFVGASPAEIVFTKNATEGINLVAYAMSNAATAGPGAERFAVGPGDEVVVSEMEHHANLVPWQQLCRRTGATLRWFGITDEGRLDLDDLDGIVNERTKIVALTHQSNVLGTVPPIERIVERAHAVGALVLLDAAQSVPHQPVDVARLGADFLVFSGHKMLGPTGIGVLWGRGELLAAMPPFITGGSMIEVVHMEETTFMPPPQRFEAGVPMTAQAVGLGVACDYLTEIGMDRVHAHEEALVGHSLDRLGEIPGIRVIGPGTTEARGGAVSFTVDGIHPHDVGQVLDELGVEVRVGHHCAWPICRRFGIPATTRATFYLYNTLGDVDALADGVRQAQKFFGTA
- the sufC gene encoding Fe-S cluster assembly ATPase SufC, giving the protein MATLEIRDLHVSVGDGSDGAKEILRGVDLTVKAGETHAIMGPNGSGKSTLAYAVAGHPKYEVTSGSVTLDGEDVLAMSVDERARAGLFLAMQYPVEVPGVSVSNFLRSAVTAVRGEAPKLREFSKEMKAAMDALSIDPAFAQRSLNEGFSGGEKKRHEILQLEMLKPKVAVLDETDSGLDVDALKVVSEGVNRFASGDTGVLLITHYTRILRYVKPDFVHVFAAGRVVAEGGPELADELENEGYEKYVKAGASL
- a CDS encoding non-heme iron oxygenase ferredoxin subunit → MTFVKVCALDEVPADGALGVEVDDTPVVIARSGGDVFALNDICSHAEVSLSEGEVYNGTIECWLHGSCFDLRSGKPTNPPATQPVATYKVRVEDGEVYVSLAGDD
- the sufD gene encoding Fe-S cluster assembly protein SufD; translation: MGLEQKPLSTLHEKASYEVADFDVPTGREEEWRFTPLRRLRGLHNGTAQDGGKVLLEVEAAPEVTVETVGRGDERLGRAYVPADRVSAQAWSSFTQATVVTVPKETAASAPTVLRLRGEDASAAAYGHTTVVLEPFAEATVVLAHQGSATYADNIEFVVGDGARLSVISLQDWADDGVHVSHQHARLSRDARFVSHNISLGGDVVRISPSVAYEGPGGDAELYGVYFADGGQHLEHRLLVDHAVPHCRSRVDYRGALQDRDAHAVWIGDVIIRAEAEGTDTYELNRNLVLTDGTRVDSVPNLEILTGEVAGAGHASASGRLDDEHLFYLQARGITFDAARRMVVRGFLGQLIERIEVVEVREKVREAIEAELDRGAAK
- the sufB gene encoding Fe-S cluster assembly protein SufB, which gives rise to MTTAAHPELEGLDKYKFGWADSDAAGASARRGLNEDVVRDISGKKSEPEWMLDLRLKGLRLFSKKPMPTWGSDLTGIDFENIKYFVRSTEQQATSWEELPEDIKNTYDKLGIPEAEKQRLIAGVAAQYESEVVYHKIREDLEEKGVIFVDTDTGLREHPEIFQEYFGSVIPVGDNKFAALNTAVWSGGSFIYVPPGVHVEIPLQAYFRINTENMGQFERTLIIADEGSYVHYVEGCTAPIYKSDSLHSAVVEIVVKKDARVRYTTIQNWSNNVYNLVTKRAVAYEGATMEWVDGNIGSKVTMKYPAIYLLGEHAKGETLSIAFAGEDQHQDAGAKMVHAAPNTSSSIISKSVARGGGRTSYRGLVQIQEGAEHSKSTVKCDALLVDQISRSDTYPYVDVREDDVEMGHEATVSKVSEQQLFYLMSRGLTEDEAMAMIVRGFVEPIARELPMEYALELNRLIELQMEGAVG